In Candidatus Devosia phytovorans, the DNA window CACGCATGTTGGAAATGACCATGACCGCAACGTCGAGCTCGCCGCCGATCAGCAGGTGTTCAAGATAGTCACCATTGTCCTCGATCGCCGTGACCTTGACCGATGGCTGGGCGCGGCGGTAGCGGGCGAGCAGGTCGGAGAGGATATAGCCGGCCACCAAGGAGGTGACGCCGAGCTGCAAGGTGCCGCCGCTGGCTTGGTCGCTTTCTCCGAAACTGCGGCGGGCATCGGAGACGCTGCCCAGGATACGGGCTGCATGGCGGTAGAACTGGTGGCCGCGATTGGTAATGAACAGGCCCCGCCGATGCCGCTCGAACAGCACTACGCCCAAGTCATCCTCGAGGTCCTTGATGGCGTCGGTTACTGCCGATTGGGAGACGGAGATTGTATGGGCTGCGCCCGAGACGGTGCCGGCCTCGCAGACCGCCACGAAATACTGGAGTTGACGCAGGGTGAAGGCCAAGCAGGTTGCCCCATGGAACCGAGGCTCCAACAATTGACCGCGCCGCTTGCCAACGCAAGTGGGCGGCGCTGCTCGATGTGTGAGGGGTTTTGATGAAGCCTGTCACCCACCATCCTGCTGCCTGAAGAATGCTGGCTGGGTATGACGTCGAATTGACCAAGCGCGGCCAAGGGCTCCGGAACGCGCAATGGAGGCTTACGTTGGCCTGGGTAAACTCTGACGGAGACCCTTCCCATGAACGTGCCGTATCACGCCCTGGCAATCGCCGCCGCCACGCTATTTTCAACATCGGCTTTTGCGCAGGACGCCGCATCGGGGCCGTTCTTCCTGCCGGAACTGCCCTATGCCTATGATGCGCTCGAGCCTGTCATCGATGCGCAGACCATGGAACTGCACCTGACCAAGCATCAGCAGACCTTTGTCGATAATCTCAACAAGGCCGTTGCAGATGGCACCATTCCCGAAACCGCAACCGTCGAGGAACTGGTGGCCACGGCGAGCAGCCAAGCCACCGCCGTGCGCAACAGTGCGGGCGGTCATTGGAACCACAGCTTCTTCTGGACCATCATGGCGCCTGAGGCCGAGCGTGGCGAGGCCAGCCCCGAGCTGACGGCAGCGATCGAGGCTGTCTATGGCTCGATGGATGAGTTCAAAGCCGCGTTCGAAAAGGCCGGTGCCGATCGTTTCGGCTCAGGCTGGGTCTGGTTGGTCGTCAATGATGCGGGCGAACTTGAAATCACGAGCACCGCGAACCAGGACAATCCGCTGAT includes these proteins:
- a CDS encoding LysR substrate-binding domain-containing protein, which translates into the protein MAFTLRQLQYFVAVCEAGTVSGAAHTISVSQSAVTDAIKDLEDDLGVVLFERHRRGLFITNRGHQFYRHAARILGSVSDARRSFGESDQASGGTLQLGVTSLVAGYILSDLLARYRRAQPSVKVTAIEDNGDYLEHLLIGGELDVAVMVISNMRDRVALQAEIFETSPYRLWLPLGHRLAGADIIEIGDIVREPLIMLTVDETEENTGKLLSALGARPHVAFRTRSVEAVRSLVATGAGVAILPDLIYRPWSLEGDRIESRDVSGSLPVVQVGMVWRKGSQLPRAARDFIAMAQAQHARNRS
- a CDS encoding superoxide dismutase, which codes for MNVPYHALAIAAATLFSTSAFAQDAASGPFFLPELPYAYDALEPVIDAQTMELHLTKHQQTFVDNLNKAVADGTIPETATVEELVATASSQATAVRNSAGGHWNHSFFWTIMAPEAERGEASPELTAAIEAVYGSMDEFKAAFEKAGADRFGSGWVWLVVNDAGELEITSTANQDNPLMDVAEVQGQPLIGNDVWEHAYYLSYNNRRAEYLSTWWDVVNWDQVSANYEEALAGQ